Proteins encoded by one window of Chryseobacterium aquaeductus:
- a CDS encoding T9SS type A sorting domain-containing protein, translating to MKKHLFPIILLLLGNTINAQQDFFALAGKDSPRIEFSDFRAMYADGTSGQNIFSVSSEAKVISQSRKAAVLEDKTSYNHAQSMTLAALAYDSAGENLVYMPMFSSNIYVLNQKTKEITLVENTIARVTSCDINSHITRMTTGYDGNIYAVNNSGTQFLQISKKNNQFVVNDLGIIKDDASNGKNSFTAMETGFGGDMIADADNNLYVFSMSGNVFKVSAKELTAKFIGKITGLPENYSVNGAAVNSKGKVVIASAKGASMYELSLDNLEARQLSGESNLHIYDLASKYFVNDRAVSSNTFANLDVYPTKVDESYIYVNVNDQSVKGNIKMNVFDVSGKTVMTQSLSVKNGQLNQQVFLRNLVGGSYIVNIADESGKTLLNKKILVIK from the coding sequence ATGAAAAAACATCTATTTCCTATTATTCTACTATTACTTGGAAATACCATCAATGCACAGCAAGATTTTTTTGCATTGGCTGGTAAAGATTCTCCAAGAATTGAGTTCAGCGATTTTCGTGCAATGTATGCAGACGGAACTTCCGGTCAGAATATTTTTAGCGTTTCATCAGAAGCTAAAGTGATTTCTCAATCAAGAAAAGCTGCAGTTTTGGAAGATAAAACTTCTTACAATCATGCTCAGTCAATGACTTTGGCGGCTTTAGCTTACGATTCTGCAGGCGAAAATTTGGTTTATATGCCAATGTTTTCTTCTAATATTTATGTTTTAAATCAAAAAACGAAAGAAATAACATTGGTTGAAAATACAATCGCTCGCGTGACATCTTGCGATATCAATTCTCATATTACCCGAATGACAACAGGGTATGACGGAAATATTTACGCAGTCAATAATTCAGGGACTCAGTTTTTACAAATCAGTAAGAAGAATAATCAGTTTGTTGTAAACGATCTTGGAATTATAAAAGATGATGCTTCCAATGGTAAAAATTCTTTCACGGCAATGGAAACAGGTTTTGGTGGTGATATGATTGCTGATGCAGACAATAACCTCTATGTTTTCTCAATGTCAGGAAATGTTTTTAAAGTTTCTGCCAAAGAATTAACAGCAAAATTTATTGGAAAAATCACAGGACTTCCGGAAAATTATTCTGTAAACGGAGCAGCAGTAAATTCTAAAGGAAAAGTTGTGATTGCAAGCGCAAAAGGAGCATCGATGTATGAGCTGAGTCTTGACAATCTTGAAGCCAGACAACTTTCGGGAGAGAGCAATTTGCACATTTATGATTTGGCAAGCAAATATTTTGTGAATGACAGAGCGGTTTCTTCAAATACTTTTGCTAATTTGGATGTGTACCCTACAAAAGTTGATGAGAGTTATATCTACGTGAATGTAAATGATCAATCGGTAAAAGGAAATATTAAAATGAATGTTTTTGACGTTTCAGGGAAAACGGTGATGACTCAAAGTTTATCTGTGAAAAACGGTCAGCTAAATCAACAAGTGTTTCTGAGAAATCTGGTCGGAGGATCATACATTGTAAATATCGCCGATGAATCAGGAAAAACCTTATTGAATAAAAAAATTCTGGTAATAAAGTAA